A section of the Mycobacterium sp. 3519A genome encodes:
- a CDS encoding DUF4307 domain-containing protein, whose product MIERPTARYGRQRVSGGKRRWIAIGLGIVVLAVGVGIAVIASQRLGTGEVKGELGGYQLIDDQTVQVTITVTRDDPSRPVACIVRARSIDGSETGRREVLVAPAAQKTVQVTTIVKTSKPPVVGDVYGCGTDVPSYLVAS is encoded by the coding sequence ATGATCGAACGTCCCACGGCCCGTTACGGCCGGCAGCGGGTGTCCGGTGGCAAACGCCGCTGGATCGCCATCGGGCTGGGCATCGTCGTGCTCGCGGTGGGGGTTGGGATCGCCGTGATTGCATCGCAGCGGCTCGGTACCGGCGAGGTCAAGGGCGAATTGGGCGGCTATCAGCTCATCGACGACCAGACCGTGCAGGTGACCATCACGGTCACCCGGGACGACCCATCCCGGCCGGTCGCGTGCATCGTTCGGGCCAGGTCGATCGACGGCAGCGAAACCGGCAGGCGGGAAGTGCTGGTCGCGCCGGCGGCGCAGAAAACCGTCCAGGTGACCACGATCGTCAAGACCAGCAAGCCACCCGTCGTCGGCGATGTGTACGGATGCGGCACCGATGTGCCGTCGTACCTGGTGGCCTCCTAG
- a CDS encoding nuclear transport factor 2 family protein, with product MSSPEDNAKTVHRYLETLSQGRPDDIAALYAEDATVEDPVGGEVHIGHEAIRGFYKAVEGANGTTEVVTLRALGNEAAFFWKLNIHGMTIEIISTMTFDDEGKIASMKAYWGPENITQN from the coding sequence ATGTCGAGCCCTGAGGACAACGCGAAGACCGTCCACCGCTATCTGGAAACCCTGTCGCAGGGTCGCCCCGACGACATCGCCGCCCTCTACGCCGAGGACGCCACCGTCGAGGACCCCGTCGGCGGCGAGGTGCACATCGGCCACGAGGCGATCCGCGGGTTTTACAAGGCCGTCGAGGGCGCCAACGGCACCACCGAGGTCGTCACGCTGCGCGCGCTGGGCAACGAGGCGGCGTTTTTCTGGAAGCTGAACATCCACGGCATGACCATCGAGATCATCAGCACGATGACGTTCGACGACGAGGGCAAGATCGCCTCGATGAAGGCCTACTGGGGCCCGGAGAACATCACCCAGAACTAG
- a CDS encoding hemolysin III family protein: MAQIDTADEAQQQPPRVYAEDLPEAVVDRVEKVLGKPRARGWIHVYSAVVAFIAGAALVSVSWSVESTRAGLATLLYTLTIVAMFTVSGTYHRVNWKSETARKWMKRADHSMIFIFIAGSYTPFALLALPERSGWVLFWIVWGGAIAGVLLKMFWPSAPRWLGVPLYILLGWVAAWFVGPIMEGAGVAALVLLIVGGALYSIGGVLYALKWPNPWPSTFGHHEFFHACTAVAAICHYIAMWFAVF; the protein is encoded by the coding sequence ATGGCCCAGATCGACACCGCCGACGAGGCGCAGCAACAGCCACCGCGCGTATACGCCGAAGACCTGCCCGAGGCAGTCGTCGACCGCGTCGAGAAGGTTCTCGGAAAGCCGCGCGCCCGCGGCTGGATTCACGTCTATTCGGCCGTCGTCGCGTTCATCGCGGGCGCCGCGTTGGTATCGGTGTCATGGTCGGTGGAGTCGACGCGCGCCGGGCTGGCGACCCTGCTCTACACGCTCACGATCGTGGCGATGTTCACGGTCAGCGGCACCTACCACCGGGTGAACTGGAAGTCCGAGACCGCGCGCAAGTGGATGAAACGCGCCGACCACTCGATGATCTTCATCTTCATCGCGGGCAGCTACACGCCCTTCGCGCTGCTGGCTCTTCCGGAGCGCAGCGGCTGGGTGCTGTTCTGGATCGTGTGGGGCGGCGCGATCGCGGGCGTGCTGTTGAAGATGTTCTGGCCGTCGGCGCCGCGCTGGCTCGGTGTGCCGCTGTACATCCTGTTGGGCTGGGTGGCGGCGTGGTTCGTCGGGCCGATCATGGAAGGCGCGGGCGTCGCGGCGCTGGTGTTGTTGATCGTCGGCGGCGCGCTGTACAGCATCGGCGGCGTGCTCTACGCGCTGAAGTGGCCCAACCCGTGGCCGTCGACATTCGGCCACCACGAGTTCTTCCACGCCTGCACCGCGGTCGCGGCGATCTGCCACTACATCGCGATGTGGTTCGCCGTCTTCTAG
- the coaA gene encoding type I pantothenate kinase: protein MPRLSEPSPYVEFDRSQWRALRMSTPMKLTEDEVLQLRGLGEKLDLLEVEEVYLPLARLIHLQVAARQRLFAATAEFLGEPQQNPDRPVPFIIGVAGSVAVGKSTTARVLQALLARFEHHPRVDLVTTDGFLYPNAELGRRNLMHRKGFPESYDRRALMRFVTAVKSGADKVCAPVYSHLLYDIVPGEKQLVMHPDILILEGLNVLQTGPALMVSDLFDFSVYVDARIEDIEQWYINRFLGLRTTAFADPASHFHHYATLTDDAAVFAARDIWHSINRPNLIENILPTRPRATLVLRKDADHAINRLRLRKL, encoded by the coding sequence ATGCCGCGGCTGAGCGAGCCGAGCCCCTACGTGGAGTTCGACCGGAGTCAATGGCGCGCCCTGCGCATGTCGACGCCGATGAAGCTGACCGAAGACGAAGTGCTGCAACTGCGGGGTCTTGGCGAGAAGCTCGACCTACTGGAGGTCGAAGAGGTCTATCTGCCGCTGGCCCGGTTGATCCACCTGCAGGTGGCGGCGCGCCAGCGGTTGTTCGCCGCGACCGCCGAATTCCTCGGCGAGCCCCAGCAGAATCCGGACCGGCCGGTGCCGTTCATCATCGGCGTCGCGGGCAGCGTCGCGGTCGGCAAATCCACGACCGCCCGTGTGCTGCAGGCGCTTCTGGCCCGCTTCGAACACCACCCACGGGTGGACCTCGTCACCACCGACGGCTTCCTGTATCCGAACGCCGAACTCGGTCGCCGAAACCTGATGCATCGCAAGGGTTTCCCCGAGAGTTACGACCGGCGCGCGCTGATGCGGTTCGTCACGGCGGTGAAGTCGGGCGCCGACAAGGTGTGCGCGCCGGTCTACTCGCATCTGCTCTACGACATCGTGCCCGGCGAGAAGCAGCTCGTGATGCATCCGGACATCCTGATCCTCGAGGGCCTCAACGTGTTACAGACCGGCCCGGCGTTGATGGTGTCGGACCTGTTCGACTTCTCGGTATACGTCGACGCGCGCATCGAGGACATCGAACAGTGGTACATCAACCGGTTTCTCGGCTTGCGGACCACCGCGTTCGCCGACCCGGCGTCACACTTCCACCACTACGCCACGCTGACCGACGACGCCGCGGTGTTCGCCGCGCGCGACATCTGGCATTCGATCAACCGCCCCAACCTGATCGAGAACATCCTGCCGACGCGCCCGCGCGCGACGCTGGTGTTGCGTAAAGACGCCGACCACGCGATCAACAGGCTGCGGCTGCGCAAGCTGTAG
- a CDS encoding thioredoxin domain-containing protein encodes MTNRLADATSPYLRQHADNPVHWQQWTPEALAEAAARDVPILLSIGYAACHWCHVMAHESFEDDQVAAVMNDGFVNIKVDREERPDLDALYMNATVALTGQGGWPMTCFLTPDGRPFFCGTYYPKPNFLQLLAAVTETWRGRRAEAEEASDRITGELRSMAAALPGGGPPLQAALCDHAVAAALRDADVERGGVGGSPKFPPSALLEALLRNHERTGDILPLEAVEQTCTAMARGGIYDQLAGGFARYSVDASWVVPHFEKMLYDNALLLRVYAHWARRSKNPLARRVAEQTARFIIDELGAGGMFTSSLDADADGREGLTYVWTPAQLREVLGDDDGRWAADVFSVTAEGTFEHRSSVLQLLTGPDDAARFERIRSELLTARLTRPQPGRDDKVVTAWNGLAITALAEASVALDRREFLDAATQCARSLLELHVVDGRLRRASLGGQVGDSAAILEDHAALATGLLSLYQLTGDASWLTAATGLLDLALDHFAGGEGRWFDTADDAEQLMVRPADPLDGATPSGASLIAEALLLAAHLVPQPDRYAVAADETLSSATPILARMPRSGGHWLAVAEAAVRGPIQIAVACDPGQSELLSAARELAPGGAIVVGGPVNSSELLIDRDRVNGVDAAYVCRGRVCDLPVTTIAELTAALR; translated from the coding sequence GTGACCAATCGACTCGCCGACGCGACCAGTCCCTATCTGCGCCAGCACGCCGACAACCCGGTGCACTGGCAGCAGTGGACGCCCGAGGCGCTGGCCGAGGCCGCGGCGCGGGACGTCCCGATCCTGCTGTCGATCGGGTACGCGGCATGCCACTGGTGTCACGTGATGGCGCACGAGTCGTTCGAAGACGACCAGGTGGCCGCGGTGATGAACGACGGCTTCGTCAACATCAAGGTCGACCGCGAGGAGCGGCCCGACCTCGACGCGCTGTACATGAACGCCACCGTCGCGCTGACCGGCCAGGGTGGCTGGCCGATGACGTGCTTTCTGACCCCCGACGGCAGGCCGTTCTTCTGCGGTACGTACTACCCGAAGCCGAACTTCCTACAGTTGCTCGCCGCGGTCACGGAGACCTGGCGGGGCCGGCGGGCCGAGGCGGAGGAGGCCTCCGACCGGATCACCGGCGAACTGCGGTCGATGGCCGCGGCGCTGCCCGGCGGGGGGCCGCCCCTGCAGGCCGCGCTGTGCGACCACGCCGTCGCCGCGGCCCTGCGTGACGCCGACGTCGAACGCGGCGGGGTCGGGGGATCGCCGAAATTCCCGCCGTCGGCGCTGCTGGAAGCGCTGCTGCGCAACCACGAACGCACCGGCGACATCCTGCCGCTGGAGGCTGTCGAGCAGACCTGCACCGCGATGGCGCGCGGCGGCATCTACGACCAACTGGCGGGCGGCTTCGCCCGCTACAGCGTCGACGCGTCCTGGGTGGTGCCGCACTTCGAGAAGATGCTCTACGACAATGCGCTGCTGCTACGGGTCTATGCGCATTGGGCGCGTCGCAGTAAAAACCCGTTGGCGCGCAGGGTCGCCGAGCAGACGGCGCGGTTCATCATCGACGAACTCGGCGCCGGTGGCATGTTCACCTCGTCGCTGGACGCGGACGCCGACGGCCGCGAAGGCCTGACCTACGTGTGGACGCCCGCGCAACTGCGCGAGGTGCTGGGTGACGACGACGGCCGTTGGGCCGCAGATGTTTTCAGCGTCACCGCGGAAGGCACGTTCGAACACCGCAGCTCGGTGCTGCAACTGCTCACGGGTCCGGACGACGCGGCGCGGTTCGAGCGGATCCGGAGTGAACTGCTGACCGCACGGTTGACCCGACCGCAGCCCGGTCGCGACGACAAGGTCGTCACCGCGTGGAACGGGTTGGCGATCACCGCCCTCGCCGAGGCGAGTGTGGCGTTGGATCGTCGCGAATTCCTCGACGCGGCAACGCAATGCGCACGGTCGCTGCTCGAACTGCATGTCGTCGACGGCAGGCTGCGCCGCGCCAGCCTCGGCGGCCAGGTGGGCGACAGCGCGGCGATCCTCGAGGACCATGCGGCGCTCGCGACCGGTCTGCTGTCGCTGTACCAACTGACCGGCGACGCGTCGTGGCTGACGGCGGCCACCGGCCTGCTCGACCTCGCCCTCGACCACTTCGCGGGCGGTGAGGGCCGCTGGTTCGACACCGCTGACGACGCCGAACAGTTGATGGTCCGGCCCGCCGACCCGCTAGACGGCGCCACCCCGTCGGGGGCTTCGCTGATCGCCGAGGCGCTGCTGTTGGCCGCCCACCTGGTACCGCAACCGGATCGCTACGCCGTGGCGGCCGACGAAACGCTGTCGAGCGCGACGCCGATCCTGGCCCGGATGCCGCGCTCAGGCGGGCACTGGTTGGCCGTCGCCGAAGCCGCGGTGCGCGGACCGATCCAGATCGCGGTGGCATGCGACCCTGGCCAGTCCGAATTGCTGTCCGCGGCAAGGGAACTGGCACCAGGCGGGGCTATCGTCGTCGGCGGGCCGGTGAACTCCTCGGAGTTGCTGATCGACCGCGACAGGGTGAACGGCGTGGATGCCGCCTACGTCTGCCGCGGCCGGGTGTGCGATCTGCCGGTCACCACAATTGCCGAATTGACGGCGGCGCTGCGGTAG
- the mca gene encoding mycothiol conjugate amidase Mca, with protein MSELRLMAVHAHPDDESSKGAATMARYADEGVRVLVVTLTGGERGDILNPAMDLPDVHGRMAEIRRDEMAKAAEILGVEHHWLGFVDSGLPEGDPPPPLPDGCLGVVPLEEPVEELVRVVRKFRPHVMTTYDENGGYPHPDHIRTHQVSVAAYEAAGDYRLFPDAGEPWDVLKLYYNHGFLRKRMQLLQEEFAKHGEEGPFEKWLKHWDPDDDVFAKRVTTRIECAKYFAQRDDALRAHATQIDPNGDFFRAPIEWQQRLWPTEEYELARSRVPVTLPENDLFAGIEP; from the coding sequence TTGAGCGAACTGCGATTGATGGCGGTGCACGCCCACCCGGACGACGAGTCCAGCAAGGGCGCCGCCACCATGGCCCGCTACGCCGACGAGGGCGTGCGCGTGCTGGTAGTCACGCTCACCGGCGGCGAGCGCGGCGACATCCTCAACCCAGCGATGGACCTGCCCGACGTGCACGGCCGAATGGCCGAGATCCGCCGCGACGAGATGGCCAAGGCCGCCGAGATCCTCGGCGTCGAGCATCACTGGCTGGGCTTCGTCGACTCCGGATTGCCCGAGGGCGATCCGCCGCCACCGCTGCCCGACGGTTGCCTCGGCGTCGTGCCCCTCGAGGAACCCGTCGAGGAACTGGTGCGGGTGGTCCGCAAGTTCCGCCCGCACGTGATGACCACCTACGACGAGAACGGCGGCTATCCGCATCCCGACCACATCCGCACCCACCAGGTGTCGGTGGCCGCCTACGAGGCGGCCGGTGACTACCGGCTGTTTCCCGACGCCGGTGAGCCGTGGGATGTGCTCAAGCTGTACTACAACCACGGTTTCCTGCGGAAGCGCATGCAGTTGCTGCAGGAGGAGTTCGCCAAGCACGGCGAGGAGGGCCCGTTCGAAAAGTGGCTCAAGCATTGGGATCCCGACGACGACGTGTTCGCCAAGCGGGTCACCACCCGGATCGAATGCGCCAAGTACTTCGCCCAGCGTGACGACGCGCTGCGCGCCCATGCCACCCAGATCGACCCCAACGGCGATTTCTTCCGTGCGCCCATCGAATGGCAGCAAAGGCTCTGGCCCACTGAGGAATACGAGTTGGCCCGGTCGCGGGTGCCGGTGACGCTGCCGGAGAACGACCTGTTCGCGGGGATCGAACCGTGA
- a CDS encoding IS30 family transposase, which translates to MRPSRYACVGRQFWGHVGDGTSVVEAAQAVGVSVRTGWRWFADAGGVRPKFPDETGVRKWSRLGEDERNEIQDGIARGESIRQIGRRLGRPASTVMREIDRNAFCRGRYRSRYRFGAQRHGGWDATPRYRAGVAQARAHARARRPKPRKLATNERLHLEVQNRLLDDHSPQQIANRLPIEFPDDAEMRVSHETIYQSIYVQGKGNLRRELHKCLRTGRALRKPQRRGNQRRGQIRDMVNISERPPEVEDRAVPGHWEGDLIMGSTASGSAIGTVVERMTRFVLLLHLPDDHGALAVQEAIVAKMAQLPAILRKTLTWDQGKEMANHAAIAAATELDIYFCDPHSPWQRGTNENTNGLLRQYFAKGTDLSIFPADYLDYVAAKLNNRPRQTLSWKTPAETLDELLSNPSKPPAVAITA; encoded by the coding sequence ATGCGTCCGTCGCGTTATGCCTGTGTTGGTCGTCAGTTCTGGGGTCATGTCGGCGATGGCACGTCGGTGGTGGAGGCGGCGCAGGCAGTCGGTGTGTCGGTGCGCACCGGCTGGCGCTGGTTTGCCGATGCTGGCGGGGTGAGACCCAAATTTCCTGATGAGACCGGTGTGCGGAAGTGGTCGCGGCTGGGCGAAGACGAACGTAACGAAATTCAAGACGGCATTGCCAGAGGGGAAAGCATTCGGCAGATCGGCAGGCGGCTGGGCCGCCCGGCCTCGACGGTCATGCGTGAGATCGACCGAAACGCGTTCTGCCGTGGACGATATCGTTCGCGGTACCGGTTCGGGGCGCAACGGCACGGCGGCTGGGATGCCACGCCGAGGTATCGGGCCGGCGTCGCACAGGCGCGTGCTCACGCGCGGGCTCGACGCCCGAAACCGCGCAAGCTGGCCACCAATGAACGGTTGCACCTTGAGGTGCAGAATCGGCTGCTAGACGACCACAGTCCTCAACAGATCGCCAACCGGCTGCCGATCGAATTTCCCGACGATGCGGAGATGCGGGTGTCCCACGAGACCATCTATCAGTCGATCTACGTGCAGGGTAAAGGAAATCTGCGCCGTGAGCTGCACAAATGTCTACGCACTGGGCGGGCGTTGCGCAAGCCTCAACGACGCGGTAACCAGCGCCGAGGGCAAATCCGCGACATGGTCAACATCAGCGAGCGTCCACCGGAGGTCGAAGACCGTGCCGTACCCGGCCACTGGGAAGGTGACCTGATCATGGGTAGCACCGCATCGGGTTCGGCGATCGGCACCGTGGTCGAACGCATGACTCGGTTCGTGCTGCTGCTGCATCTGCCTGACGACCACGGTGCCCTGGCAGTGCAAGAGGCCATCGTCGCGAAAATGGCTCAGCTGCCGGCGATTCTGCGTAAGACACTGACCTGGGATCAAGGCAAAGAGATGGCCAATCACGCCGCTATCGCCGCAGCGACGGAATTAGATATCTACTTCTGTGATCCGCACTCACCATGGCAGCGCGGGACCAACGAGAACACCAACGGACTGCTGCGCCAATACTTTGCTAAAGGCACCGACTTGTCGATCTTCCCGGCAGACTATCTGGACTACGTCGCCGCCAAGCTCAACAACCGGCCCCGGCAAACCCTGAGCTGGAAGACCCCAGCCGAAACCCTCGACGAACTACTCTCAAACCCGTCAAAACCACCCGCTGTTGCAATCACAGCGTGA
- the greA gene encoding transcription elongation factor GreA, with product MTDTQVTWLTQEAYDRLKAELDQLIANRPIIAAEINDRREEGDLRENGGYHAAREEQGQQEARIRQLQELLNNAKVGEAPKQSGVALPGSVVKVYYDDDKNDTETFLIATRQEGVSDGKLEVYSPNSPLGGALIDAKVGETRSYQVPNGNTVKVTLVSAEPYHS from the coding sequence ATGACCGACACCCAGGTCACCTGGCTGACGCAGGAGGCGTACGACCGGCTGAAGGCAGAGCTCGATCAGCTGATCGCCAACCGTCCGATCATCGCAGCCGAGATCAACGACCGCCGTGAAGAGGGCGATCTGCGCGAGAACGGCGGCTATCACGCCGCCCGCGAGGAGCAGGGCCAGCAGGAGGCCCGGATCCGCCAGCTGCAGGAGCTGCTGAACAACGCCAAGGTGGGCGAGGCCCCGAAGCAGTCCGGCGTGGCACTGCCCGGCTCCGTGGTCAAGGTCTACTACGACGACGACAAGAACGACACCGAGACGTTCCTGATCGCCACCCGCCAGGAGGGCGTGTCCGACGGCAAGCTCGAGGTGTACTCGCCGAACTCGCCGCTCGGCGGCGCGCTGATCGACGCGAAGGTCGGCGAGACGCGCAGCTACCAGGTGCCCAACGGCAACACCGTCAAGGTCACCCTGGTCAGCGCGGAGCCCTACCACTCCTGA
- a CDS encoding (2Z,6E)-farnesyl diphosphate synthase, protein MDIIPPRLKEPMYRLYEMRLRQGLVSSKAELPRHIAVLCDGNRRWARDAGHDDVSYGYRMGARKIAEMLRWCQETGIEMATVYLLSTENLQRDKDELAALIEIITDVTEEICAPANRWSVRTVGDLELIGEEPARRLREAVESTNGNGSGFHVNLAVGYGGRQEIVDAVRQLLNKELANGATGEQLIEAVTIDAISENLYTSGQPDPDLVIRTSGEQRLSGFLLWQSAYSEMWFTEAYWPEFRRVDFLRALRDYSARHRRYGM, encoded by the coding sequence GTGGACATCATTCCTCCTCGTCTCAAGGAACCGATGTACCGCCTCTACGAGATGCGGCTGCGTCAGGGACTGGTGTCCTCCAAAGCTGAACTGCCCCGCCACATCGCGGTGCTCTGCGACGGTAACCGACGCTGGGCACGTGATGCCGGTCACGATGACGTCAGCTACGGCTATCGGATGGGCGCCCGCAAGATCGCCGAGATGCTGCGGTGGTGCCAGGAGACGGGCATCGAGATGGCCACCGTCTATCTGCTGTCCACCGAGAACCTGCAGCGTGACAAGGACGAGCTGGCAGCGCTGATCGAGATCATCACCGACGTCACCGAGGAGATCTGCGCGCCGGCGAACCGGTGGAGCGTGCGCACGGTCGGCGACCTGGAGCTCATCGGCGAGGAGCCCGCGCGCAGGCTGCGCGAGGCCGTCGAGTCGACCAACGGCAACGGAAGCGGGTTCCACGTCAACCTCGCCGTCGGCTACGGCGGCCGCCAGGAGATCGTCGACGCCGTCCGCCAGCTGCTCAACAAGGAGCTGGCCAACGGCGCCACCGGTGAGCAGCTGATCGAGGCCGTCACCATCGACGCTATCTCGGAGAACCTGTACACCTCCGGCCAACCCGACCCGGATCTGGTGATCCGCACCTCGGGGGAGCAGCGGCTGTCGGGGTTCCTGCTGTGGCAGAGCGCCTACTCGGAGATGTGGTTCACGGAGGCGTACTGGCCGGAGTTCCGCCGGGTCGATTTCCTTCGCGCACTGCGCGATTACAGCGCGCGTCACCGTCGTTACGGCATGTAG